From the genome of Excalfactoria chinensis isolate bCotChi1 chromosome 12, bCotChi1.hap2, whole genome shotgun sequence, one region includes:
- the HRH1 gene encoding histamine H1 receptor isoform X2 — translation MVRIPGNDASPPAPGWADPTPGYFSGYLRPRPALIRGGKCRKQSCSAGARPFTAGAGRTKEDPRDGPVLSKGEPYSAQGRTAASSAAPRQDRASHPRRAARKKRTPVSPCEQISAVHDKH, via the exons ATGGTGCGAATTCCTGGCAACGACGCCTCACCGCCCGCTCCCGGCTGGGCGGACCCTACGCCGGGCTATTTCTCGGGGTACCTGCGCCCTCGGCCGGCACTGATCCGTGGAGGGAAATGTAGAAAGCAGAGTTGCAGCGCCGGAGCGCGACCCTTCACAGCGGGGGCGGGCAGAACCAAGGAAGATCCTCGAGATGGACCGGTACTGAGTAAGGGCGAACCTTACTCCGCACAAGGAAGGACCGCTGCCAGCTCCGCAGCCCCAAGGCAGGACAGAGCATCCCACCCAAggagagcagcaaggaaaaagagGACCCCCGTCTCGCCTTGCG AACAGATTTCAGCTGTCCATGACAAACATTAA
- the HRH1 gene encoding histamine H1 receptor isoform X3 — MVRIPGNDASPPAPGWADPTPGYFSGYLRPRPALIRGGKCRKQSCSAGARPFTAGAGRTKEDPRDGPVLSKGEPYSAQGRTAASSAAPRQDRASHPRRAARKKRTPVSPCDFSCP, encoded by the exons ATGGTGCGAATTCCTGGCAACGACGCCTCACCGCCCGCTCCCGGCTGGGCGGACCCTACGCCGGGCTATTTCTCGGGGTACCTGCGCCCTCGGCCGGCACTGATCCGTGGAGGGAAATGTAGAAAGCAGAGTTGCAGCGCCGGAGCGCGACCCTTCACAGCGGGGGCGGGCAGAACCAAGGAAGATCCTCGAGATGGACCGGTACTGAGTAAGGGCGAACCTTACTCCGCACAAGGAAGGACCGCTGCCAGCTCCGCAGCCCCAAGGCAGGACAGAGCATCCCACCCAAggagagcagcaaggaaaaagagGACCCCCGTCTCGCCTTGCG ATTTCAGCTGTCCATGA
- the HRH1 gene encoding histamine H1 receptor isoform X1 produces the protein MSINTTENSNYTDSALLGFFLSSISLTTVVMNILVLCAVKTEKKLQTVGNLYIVSLSIADLIVGAAVMPLNIVYLLNHEWTLGLTACLFWLSMDYVASTASIFSLFILCLDRYRSVQQPLKYLQYRTKMRASLVILGAWLLSSLWVIPILWWRDSANDEKSKGKANCETEFSHVTWFKVLTAIVNFYLPSIIMLWLYCKIFRAVRKHYQQREVVNGSYCSFSENKNVIHSKTKDQTILHENTPHKDKQKSSECESTAAKLHLSNSHKSSLAFVSSSNSKAFKCNCLPLTTAQSEPDLGKAGKKSVHVKKDNKNEEDPHSQDNDLSAASDSDTFTENVPSGEQPNPNPDRECIPQENTENRDFRGLTYLRKTWQTLHTHSRSHLRRQHVSREWKAAKQLGVIMAAFILCWIPYFVLYMVTVFQQREQFYILHMFTIWLGYVNSTLNPFLYPLCNENFKKTFKKILHIQ, from the coding sequence ATGTCCATAAACACAACAGAgaattcaaattacactgactCAGCTCTTCTAGGTTTTTTCCTGTCTAGCATTTCACTGACCACTGTTGTAATGAATATATTAGTATTATGtgctgtgaaaactgaaaagaagctGCAAACAGTTGGCAATTTATACATTGTTAGTCTCTCTATTGCAGATCTTATAGTTGGTGCAGCTGTTATGCCCCTTAATATTGTTTATCTCTTAAACCATGAGTGGACTCTGGGTTTAACAGCATGTTTGTTTTGGCTGTCAATGGATTATGTGGCCAGTACTGCATCTATTTTCAGTCTCTTCATATTATGCTTAGACCGTTATCGTTCAGTTCAACAACCACTGAAATATCTCCAGTATAGAACAAAAATGAGAGCATCACTGGTGATTTTGGGAGCTTGGTTGCTCTCTTCCTTGTGGGTCATCCCAATCCTATGGTGGCGTGATTCTGCTAATGATGagaaaagtaaaggaaaagcaaactgtgAAACTGAATTCTCTCATGTCACTTGGTTCAAAGTGTTGACAGCCATTGTCAATTTCTATCTGCCTTCTATCATAATGTTATGGCTCTACTGTAAAATATTCAGGGCTGTTCGAAAGCACTACCAACAACGAGAAGTTGTCAATGGATCATACTGCtctttctctgaaaacaaaaacgtAATTCACAGTAAGACAAAGGACCAAACAATCTTACATGAAAATACACCTCATAAAGACAAGCAAAAGTCATCTGAGTGTGAAAGTACAGCGGCAAAACTTCATTTGAGTAATTCTCACAAGTCTTCACTGGCTTTTGTTAGCAGCAGTAACAGCAAAGCCTTTAAATGTAATTGTTTGCCTCTCACCACTGCCCAGTCTGAGCCAGATCTGGGTAAAGCAGGAAAGAAGAGTGTGCATGTAAAAAAggacaataaaaatgaagaggaCCCTCACTCACAGGACAATGACTTAAGTGCTGCATCAGACAGTGACACTTTCACAGAGAACGTACCTTCTGGGGAGCAACCCAATCCTAATCCTGATAGAGAGTGTATTCCTCAGGAAAATACAGAGAACAGGGATTTCAGAGGACTGACTTACCTGAGGAAAACCTGGCAAACCCTGCATACTCATTCCAGAAGTCATCTTCGAAGACAGCATGTGAGCAGGGAGTGGAAAGCAGCTAAGCAGTTAGGGGTCATCATGGCGGCCTTTATACTGTGCTGGATTCCCTATTTTGTGTTATACATGGTAACTGTTTTCCAACAACGTGAACAATTTTACATATTACATATGTTCACCATATGGCTTGGCTATGTGAATTCCACCTTAAATCCATTCCTGTATCCTCTTTGTAATGAGAATTTCAAGAAGACATTCAAAAAGATCCTTCACATTCAGTAA